From the genome of Falco cherrug isolate bFalChe1 chromosome 14, bFalChe1.pri, whole genome shotgun sequence, one region includes:
- the ANKRD27 gene encoding ankyrin repeat domain-containing protein 27 isoform X2, which translates to MAMYDEDILKNPFYLAIQKRRPDLCSKVAELHGIVLVPCKGSLSSNSLSSCQFESYVLKPLKENFQTVNGKEIFIQGNLIILGTGFNYHLSVPVLFEETFYNEKEESFSILCIAHPLEKSESSSESTASSNSYSLKNIEDVREFLGRHCERFDKYIGSFYRTFKEHERKSLRHYIDSVNALYTKCLQHLLRDSHLKMLAKQEEQMNLIKQAVEMYIHHAIYDLVFKYVGTIEASEDAAFNKITRSLQDLQQKDIGVKPEFSFNIPRAKRELGVLNKCTSPQQKLLCLRKVVQIIMQSPSQRVNMETMCADDLLSVLLYLLVKTEIPNWMANLSYIKNFRLCSSVKDELGYCLTSIEAAIEYIRQGNLSDRSTESERLCDKLLLRQRMNLLSQMSATPIDCLFKHIASGNQEEVERLLSQGDSDKDTVQKMCHPLCYCDKCEKLVSGKLNDPSIITPFSRDDRGYTPLHIAAICGQTSLVDLLVAKGAIVNATDYHGSTPLHLACQKGYQNVTLLLLHYKASTDVQDNNGNTPLHLACTYGHEDCVKALVYYDVHSCRLDIGNEKGDTPLHIAARWGYQGIIEVLLQNGANPEIQNRMKETSLQCALNSKILSLMELNYLTFERGQSASESPLRSPQRSTETFSRGSSVSSLSSASTDIRQEEVKNSYKEVEKLLRAVADGDLEMVRYLLEWMEDDLEDEDDTASTSKPEFCHPLCQCSKCGPAQKKFARISANGLGVNVSNQDGFTPLHMAALHGHSELVSLLLKHGASVSAKNAKHAVPLHLACQKGHFQVVKCLMDYNAKQNKKDIYGNTPLIYACLNGQYETTALLLEHGASVNLSNAKGNTALHEAVIGRNEALVDLLLQNGAMTHIRNERNCTPADCAEPNSNIIKLLETAPSYVPTSAEREKECDQHATIKIRKKVNSKPCEKADDPISRQLQLVQSINRFNKAKHLRRTITRDKSVPNFDYQLLHQLAIKSFDKTKLKSVETLDQSKAKIIDTGCSGEFVKHDDDMIEVPHRSKLMHRRHTVNVQLPEEDVDDSLSSPRNPSISQSRDCCDDLLSKH; encoded by the exons ATGGCTATGTATGATGAAGATATCTTGAAAAATCCCTTTTATTTGGCCATTCAGAAGCGACGTCCTGATCTCTGCAGCAAAGTTGCAGAACTCCACGGTATT GTGTTAGTTCCATGCAAAGGAAGCCTTTCAAGCAACAGTCTTTCCAGCTGCCAGTTTGAATCTTATGTCCTGAAGCcgttaaaagaaaattttcaaaccGTAAATGGAaag gaGATCTTCATACAAGGAAACCTCATCATTTTAGGAACTGGGTTCAATTATCATCTCTCGGTACCCGTTCTTTTTGAGGAAACattttacaatgaaaaggaagaaagctttAGCATATTGTGCATAGCTCATCCATTGGAAAAATCGGAAAGCTCAA GTGAATCTACAGCTTCATCAAACTCCTATTCTCTTAAAAATATCGAAGATGTTAGAGAATTCTTGGGAAGACATTGTGAGAGATTTGATAAATACATAGGATCTTTCTATAGAACATTTAAAgaacatgaaaggaaaagccTGCGCCACTACATA GATTCTGTCAATGCACTTTATACCAAATGTCTGCAGCATCTTTTGAGAGATTCGCACTTG AAGATGCTTGCCAAGCAAGAAGAGCAGATGAATCTGATTAAACAAGCAGTTGAA atgTATATCCACCATGCTATTTATGATCTAGTCTTCAAATACGTTGGGACTATTGAGGCAAGTGAG GATGCTGCTTTTAACAAAATCACGAGGAGCCTTCAAGACCTGCAGCAAAAAGACATTGGAGTGAAACCAGAGTTCAG tTTTAATATACCACGTGCAAAGCGAGAACTGGGTGTGTTGAACAAATGTACTTCCCCTCAACAGAAGCTACTTTGTCTACGAAAAGTGGTACAAATTATTATGCAATCTCCTAGCCAAAGAG ttaacaTGGAAACCATGTGTGCAGATGATcttctctctgttttgctgtatttactTGTAAAAACAGAAATCCCAAACTG gatGGCCAACTTGAGTTACATAAAGAACTTCAGGCTTTGCAGTTCAGTGAAGGATGAATTGGGATACTGTCTAACCTCAATTGAGGCTGCGATAGAATACATACGACAAGGCAACCTCTCTGACAGATCAACA gaatcTGAGAGACTGTGTGACAAGCTGCTTTTAAGACAAAGGATGAACTTGTTGTCCCAGATGTCTGCTACTCCAATAGATTGCTTATTTAAG CATATTGCTTCAGGTAATCAGGAGGAAGTGGAGCGATTACTAAGTCAAGGTGACAGTGATAAGGACACTGTACAGAAAATGTGTCATCCGCTCTGTTACTGTGACAAATGTGAAAAGCTAGTTTCTGG gaaactgaatGATCCTTCCATTATCACTCCATTTTCCCGAGATGACCGGGGGTACACACCACTTCATATAGCTGCTATTTGTG GGCAAACATCATTAGTGGATTTACTAGTAGCCAAAGGAGCCATCGTCAATGCCACAGATTACCATGGTTCAACTCCACTTCACCTTGCCTGTCAGAAGGGATATCAAAATGTTACA cttctCTTATTGCACTATAAGGCAAGTACTGATGTTCAGGACAATAATGGAAATACTCCACTTCATTTAGCCTGCACTTACGGTCATGAGGAT tgcgTCAAAGCTTTAGTCTACTATGATGTCCATTCCTGTAGACTAGATATTggtaatgaaaagggagatactCCTCTCCATATAGCTGCTCGTTGGGGCTATCAAGGGATCATAGAAGTGCTTTTGCAAAATGGGGCAAATCCAGAAATTCAAAACCGGATGAAGGAGACTTCCCTACAGTGTGCACTAAATTCCAAG aTTTTGTCATTGATGGAATTAAACTATCTAACGTTTGAAAGAGGACAGAGTGCTTCTGAG TCACCGCTTAGGTCCCCTCAGCGCTCAACAGAAACTTTCAGCAGAGGATCATCTGTCTCAAGCCTGTCCTCAGCATCAACTGATATAAGGCaagaagaagtaaaaaatagTTACAAAGAG GTGGAAAAACTCCTAAGAGCAGTTGCAGATGGAGATCTGGAAATG GTACGTTATCTCTTGGAATGGATGGAGGACGACTTAGAAGATGAAGATGACACAGCCAGTACATCAAAACCAGAATTCTGCCATCCATTATGCCAGTGCTCAAAATGTGGGCCAGCACAGAAG AAATTTGCCAGGATCTCTGCTAATGGACTTGGAGTGAATGTTTCAAACCAAGATGGTTTCACACCGTTGCATATGGCTGCACTGCATGGACACTCGGAACTTGTCTCTCTCCTGTTGAAACATGGAGCCAGTGTCAGTGCCAAGAACGCAAAACATGCAGTTCCTCTTCATCTAGCTTGCCAGAAAGGTCACTTCCAG GTGGTAAAGTGTCTGATGGATTACAatgctaaacaaaacaaaaaggatatCTATGGAAATACTCCTTTAATTTATGCATGCTTGAATGGTCAGTATGAGACTACTGCCTTGTTGTTAGAG CATGGAGCTTCTGTTAACCTTTCTAATGCCAAAGGAAATACAGCGCTGCACGAGGCTGTGATAGGAAGGAACGAAGCCCTGGTAGACTTGCTGCTTCAGAACGGTGCGATGACACACATAAGGAACGAAAGGAACTGTACCCCTGCAGACTGTGCTGAGCCG aatTCAAATATCATTAAGTTGCTGGAAACAGCACCAAGCTATGTACCTACatcagcagagagagaaaaggagtgTGACCAGCATGCTACTATcaagataagaaaaaaag TGAATTCTAAGCCCTGTGAGAAAGCCGATGATCCCATAAGCAGACAACTCCAACTGGTCCAATCAATTAACAGATTTAACAA agcAAAACATTTAAGGAGAACAATAACAAGAGATAAGAGCGTCCCTAATTTTGACTATCAGTTATTGCATCAG TTGGCTATTAAAAGCTTTGATAAAACGAAGTTAAAATCTGTTGAAACGCTGGACCAGAGCAAAGCTAAGATTATTGACACAGGATGCAGTGGCGAGTTTGTTAAACATGATGATGACATGATAGAAGTTCCTCACAGGAGTAAATTAATGCACCGAAGACATACTGTTAATGTGCAGCTTCCAGAGGAGGATGTTGACGATAGTTTATCCAGCCCTAGAAATCCAAGTATTTCACAATCAAGAGACTGCTGTGATGACTTGCTTTCGAAACACTGA
- the ANKRD27 gene encoding ankyrin repeat domain-containing protein 27 isoform X1, whose product MAMYDEDILKNPFYLAIQKRRPDLCSKVAELHGIVLVPCKGSLSSNSLSSCQFESYVLKPLKENFQTVNGKEIFIQGNLIILGTGFNYHLSVPVLFEETFYNEKEESFSILCIAHPLEKSESSSESTASSNSYSLKNIEDVREFLGRHCERFDKYIGSFYRTFKEHERKSLRHYIDSVNALYTKCLQHLLRDSHLKMLAKQEEQMNLIKQAVEMYIHHAIYDLVFKYVGTIEASEDAAFNKITRSLQDLQQKDIGVKPEFSFNIPRAKRELGVLNKCTSPQQKLLCLRKVVQIIMQSPSQRVNMETMCADDLLSVLLYLLVKTEIPNWMANLSYIKNFRLCSSVKDELGYCLTSIEAAIEYIRQGNLSDRSTESERLCDKLLLRQRMNLLSQMSATPIDCLFKHIASGNQEEVERLLSQGDSDKDTVQKMCHPLCYCDKCEKLVSGKLNDPSIITPFSRDDRGYTPLHIAAICGQTSLVDLLVAKGAIVNATDYHGSTPLHLACQKGYQNVTLLLLHYKASTDVQDNNGNTPLHLACTYGHEDCVKALVYYDVHSCRLDIGNEKGDTPLHIAARWGYQGIIEVLLQNGANPEIQNRMKETSLQCALNSKILSLMELNYLTFERGQSASESPLRSPQRSTETFSRGSSVSSLSSASTDIRQEEVKNSYKEVEKLLRAVADGDLEMVRYLLEWMEDDLEDEDDTASTSKPEFCHPLCQCSKCGPAQKKFARISANGLGVNVSNQDGFTPLHMAALHGHSELVSLLLKHGASVSAKNAKHAVPLHLACQKGHFQVVKCLMDYNAKQNKKDIYGNTPLIYACLNGQYETTALLLEFNLALQHGASVNLSNAKGNTALHEAVIGRNEALVDLLLQNGAMTHIRNERNCTPADCAEPNSNIIKLLETAPSYVPTSAEREKECDQHATIKIRKKVNSKPCEKADDPISRQLQLVQSINRFNKAKHLRRTITRDKSVPNFDYQLLHQLAIKSFDKTKLKSVETLDQSKAKIIDTGCSGEFVKHDDDMIEVPHRSKLMHRRHTVNVQLPEEDVDDSLSSPRNPSISQSRDCCDDLLSKH is encoded by the exons ATGGCTATGTATGATGAAGATATCTTGAAAAATCCCTTTTATTTGGCCATTCAGAAGCGACGTCCTGATCTCTGCAGCAAAGTTGCAGAACTCCACGGTATT GTGTTAGTTCCATGCAAAGGAAGCCTTTCAAGCAACAGTCTTTCCAGCTGCCAGTTTGAATCTTATGTCCTGAAGCcgttaaaagaaaattttcaaaccGTAAATGGAaag gaGATCTTCATACAAGGAAACCTCATCATTTTAGGAACTGGGTTCAATTATCATCTCTCGGTACCCGTTCTTTTTGAGGAAACattttacaatgaaaaggaagaaagctttAGCATATTGTGCATAGCTCATCCATTGGAAAAATCGGAAAGCTCAA GTGAATCTACAGCTTCATCAAACTCCTATTCTCTTAAAAATATCGAAGATGTTAGAGAATTCTTGGGAAGACATTGTGAGAGATTTGATAAATACATAGGATCTTTCTATAGAACATTTAAAgaacatgaaaggaaaagccTGCGCCACTACATA GATTCTGTCAATGCACTTTATACCAAATGTCTGCAGCATCTTTTGAGAGATTCGCACTTG AAGATGCTTGCCAAGCAAGAAGAGCAGATGAATCTGATTAAACAAGCAGTTGAA atgTATATCCACCATGCTATTTATGATCTAGTCTTCAAATACGTTGGGACTATTGAGGCAAGTGAG GATGCTGCTTTTAACAAAATCACGAGGAGCCTTCAAGACCTGCAGCAAAAAGACATTGGAGTGAAACCAGAGTTCAG tTTTAATATACCACGTGCAAAGCGAGAACTGGGTGTGTTGAACAAATGTACTTCCCCTCAACAGAAGCTACTTTGTCTACGAAAAGTGGTACAAATTATTATGCAATCTCCTAGCCAAAGAG ttaacaTGGAAACCATGTGTGCAGATGATcttctctctgttttgctgtatttactTGTAAAAACAGAAATCCCAAACTG gatGGCCAACTTGAGTTACATAAAGAACTTCAGGCTTTGCAGTTCAGTGAAGGATGAATTGGGATACTGTCTAACCTCAATTGAGGCTGCGATAGAATACATACGACAAGGCAACCTCTCTGACAGATCAACA gaatcTGAGAGACTGTGTGACAAGCTGCTTTTAAGACAAAGGATGAACTTGTTGTCCCAGATGTCTGCTACTCCAATAGATTGCTTATTTAAG CATATTGCTTCAGGTAATCAGGAGGAAGTGGAGCGATTACTAAGTCAAGGTGACAGTGATAAGGACACTGTACAGAAAATGTGTCATCCGCTCTGTTACTGTGACAAATGTGAAAAGCTAGTTTCTGG gaaactgaatGATCCTTCCATTATCACTCCATTTTCCCGAGATGACCGGGGGTACACACCACTTCATATAGCTGCTATTTGTG GGCAAACATCATTAGTGGATTTACTAGTAGCCAAAGGAGCCATCGTCAATGCCACAGATTACCATGGTTCAACTCCACTTCACCTTGCCTGTCAGAAGGGATATCAAAATGTTACA cttctCTTATTGCACTATAAGGCAAGTACTGATGTTCAGGACAATAATGGAAATACTCCACTTCATTTAGCCTGCACTTACGGTCATGAGGAT tgcgTCAAAGCTTTAGTCTACTATGATGTCCATTCCTGTAGACTAGATATTggtaatgaaaagggagatactCCTCTCCATATAGCTGCTCGTTGGGGCTATCAAGGGATCATAGAAGTGCTTTTGCAAAATGGGGCAAATCCAGAAATTCAAAACCGGATGAAGGAGACTTCCCTACAGTGTGCACTAAATTCCAAG aTTTTGTCATTGATGGAATTAAACTATCTAACGTTTGAAAGAGGACAGAGTGCTTCTGAG TCACCGCTTAGGTCCCCTCAGCGCTCAACAGAAACTTTCAGCAGAGGATCATCTGTCTCAAGCCTGTCCTCAGCATCAACTGATATAAGGCaagaagaagtaaaaaatagTTACAAAGAG GTGGAAAAACTCCTAAGAGCAGTTGCAGATGGAGATCTGGAAATG GTACGTTATCTCTTGGAATGGATGGAGGACGACTTAGAAGATGAAGATGACACAGCCAGTACATCAAAACCAGAATTCTGCCATCCATTATGCCAGTGCTCAAAATGTGGGCCAGCACAGAAG AAATTTGCCAGGATCTCTGCTAATGGACTTGGAGTGAATGTTTCAAACCAAGATGGTTTCACACCGTTGCATATGGCTGCACTGCATGGACACTCGGAACTTGTCTCTCTCCTGTTGAAACATGGAGCCAGTGTCAGTGCCAAGAACGCAAAACATGCAGTTCCTCTTCATCTAGCTTGCCAGAAAGGTCACTTCCAG GTGGTAAAGTGTCTGATGGATTACAatgctaaacaaaacaaaaaggatatCTATGGAAATACTCCTTTAATTTATGCATGCTTGAATGGTCAGTATGAGACTACTGCCTTGTTGTTAGAG TTTAATCTTGCTCTCCAGCATGGAGCTTCTGTTAACCTTTCTAATGCCAAAGGAAATACAGCGCTGCACGAGGCTGTGATAGGAAGGAACGAAGCCCTGGTAGACTTGCTGCTTCAGAACGGTGCGATGACACACATAAGGAACGAAAGGAACTGTACCCCTGCAGACTGTGCTGAGCCG aatTCAAATATCATTAAGTTGCTGGAAACAGCACCAAGCTATGTACCTACatcagcagagagagaaaaggagtgTGACCAGCATGCTACTATcaagataagaaaaaaag TGAATTCTAAGCCCTGTGAGAAAGCCGATGATCCCATAAGCAGACAACTCCAACTGGTCCAATCAATTAACAGATTTAACAA agcAAAACATTTAAGGAGAACAATAACAAGAGATAAGAGCGTCCCTAATTTTGACTATCAGTTATTGCATCAG TTGGCTATTAAAAGCTTTGATAAAACGAAGTTAAAATCTGTTGAAACGCTGGACCAGAGCAAAGCTAAGATTATTGACACAGGATGCAGTGGCGAGTTTGTTAAACATGATGATGACATGATAGAAGTTCCTCACAGGAGTAAATTAATGCACCGAAGACATACTGTTAATGTGCAGCTTCCAGAGGAGGATGTTGACGATAGTTTATCCAGCCCTAGAAATCCAAGTATTTCACAATCAAGAGACTGCTGTGATGACTTGCTTTCGAAACACTGA